A single window of Candidatus Limnocylindrales bacterium DNA harbors:
- a CDS encoding ABC transporter permease, translating to MSIKNEKLPMTSLPVIIIKPSKGWVSLKLGELWEYRELLYFLTWRDIKVRYKQTLLGAAWAVIQPFFSMVIFSLFFGHLAKIPSDGIPYPLFSYAALLPWNYFAHSLHQASNSLIGSSNLISKVYFPRLIIPISSVLSGVIDFAIAFTVLLGMMIYYSVWPTLEILLLPFFLLLALITALGTGTWLSALNVEYRDVRYVVPFLIQFWMFATPVVYPSSLLSEPWRTLYGLNPMVGVVEGFRWVLLGANPPGALLVVSIWVSILLLVSGAYYFRRMEKRFADVI from the coding sequence ATGTCAATAAAAAATGAAAAATTACCCATGACTTCCTTACCTGTCATTATCATCAAACCTTCCAAAGGGTGGGTTTCCCTCAAGCTGGGTGAGTTGTGGGAATATCGAGAGCTGCTCTATTTTCTAACCTGGCGGGATATCAAAGTACGTTACAAACAGACCCTCTTGGGAGCGGCCTGGGCCGTAATTCAGCCGTTCTTTAGTATGGTGATATTCTCCCTTTTCTTTGGCCACCTGGCTAAGATTCCCTCCGATGGAATTCCTTATCCCCTCTTTAGTTATGCTGCCCTGTTGCCCTGGAATTATTTTGCCCATTCCCTTCATCAGGCTTCCAATAGCCTGATCGGTAGTTCCAACTTAATCAGTAAGGTCTATTTTCCCCGCCTGATTATCCCTATTTCCAGTGTCCTCTCCGGGGTGATAGATTTTGCCATTGCCTTTACCGTTCTGCTGGGGATGATGATCTATTATAGCGTGTGGCCGACTCTGGAAATTTTATTATTACCCTTTTTTCTACTGTTGGCTTTGATAACCGCATTGGGAACAGGTACCTGGCTTTCTGCACTAAACGTAGAATATCGAGATGTCCGTTATGTGGTCCCTTTCTTAATCCAATTCTGGATGTTTGCCACCCCGGTGGTTTATCCCAGCAGCCTTCTCTCCGAGCCCTGGCGAACTTTATACGGTCTGAATCCCATGGTAGGTGTGGTAGAGGGTTTTCGCTGGGTTTTACTGGGGGCCAACCCTCCCGGGGCCCTGCTGGTTGTCTCAATATGGGTATCGATACTCCTGCTGGTCAGTGGTGCGTATTATTTTCGTCGTATGGAGAAGCGGTTTGCCGACGTTATCTAG